A region from the Sandaracinus amylolyticus genome encodes:
- a CDS encoding MopE-related protein, whose translation MRLVRSLGIVTLGIALASISTGCTIRARRRVETTPVTARIEVTPPPATAQVQVQASPPPQGVTVIQAQCTPGAPEQCNGLDDNCDGRIDEGCGWESGQIQVTLAWGTGADIDLYVTDPYGETISYQRRQSASGGILDHDARGACVAGGDTIENVYWSSPQPPRGTYQVELHYWGNCGAAGPTPAQVSISVGGRVIGVYNVTLYERQRIPVAVFTL comes from the coding sequence ATGCGTCTCGTTCGCTCGCTCGGCATCGTCACGCTCGGCATCGCGCTCGCTTCGATCTCGACAGGTTGCACGATCCGCGCGCGACGGCGCGTCGAGACGACACCGGTCACCGCGCGCATCGAGGTGACGCCGCCGCCCGCGACCGCGCAGGTGCAGGTGCAGGCCTCTCCGCCGCCGCAGGGCGTCACCGTGATCCAGGCGCAGTGCACGCCCGGCGCGCCCGAGCAGTGCAACGGTCTCGACGACAACTGCGACGGCCGCATCGACGAGGGCTGCGGCTGGGAGAGCGGTCAGATCCAGGTGACGCTCGCGTGGGGCACAGGCGCGGACATCGATCTCTACGTGACCGATCCGTACGGCGAGACGATCAGCTATCAGCGTCGCCAGTCGGCCTCGGGCGGCATCCTCGACCACGACGCGCGCGGCGCGTGCGTCGCCGGTGGCGACACGATCGAGAACGTGTACTGGAGCTCGCCGCAGCCGCCGCGCGGCACGTACCAGGTCGAGCTGCACTACTGGGGCAACTGCGGCGCGGCGGGCCCGACGCCGGCGCAGGTCTCGATCTCGGTCGGTGGTCGCGTGATCGGCGTCTACAACGTGACGCTCTACGAGCGTCAGCGGATCCCGGTCGCCGTATTCACGCTCTGA
- a CDS encoding CsbD family protein yields MTWDDIAARWRQLKGQVKTEFGKLDDDTFDAIGGDRERLVAALEEKYGYPKEHAVQRVDSWVSRLDLRSRPASATATT; encoded by the coding sequence ATGACCTGGGACGACATCGCGGCGCGTTGGCGGCAGCTCAAGGGACAGGTGAAGACCGAGTTCGGCAAGCTCGACGACGACACGTTCGACGCGATCGGCGGGGACCGCGAGCGGCTCGTCGCAGCGCTCGAGGAGAAGTACGGCTACCCGAAGGAGCACGCGGTGCAGCGCGTCGACTCGTGGGTGAGCCGGCTCGATCTGCGCTCGCGCCCCGCGTCGGCGACCGCGACGACGTGA
- a CDS encoding penicillin-insensitive murein endopeptidase produces MNNVSSTPRGSSIAAVATATSLSLVLIVAGAGRSDAQLADASSATPRTSSASSVTTAPRPTDPLSASPSQSTSIGGPSSGRVEGAIALPSTAPGLRSNPLRPNPDAIYGTVELVRALVRAAAVVHAEIPGADLVINDIGLPNGGPIPHHGSHQAGRDVDVLFYYLDADGAPFAAKGIPVDPRGRGWDFADLADPRDDVRVRLDVPRTWRFVQALVQDDLDGQGALVQRVFVAEHVRTMLLEHAERARAPRAVRDRFADLTCQPSHPHDDHLHIRFFCSTEDLQNGCEDGGPMYPWRRQQLREAQVDPVRARARARTREDRGRTTSQREAATRAGEMHRRVRAFLDERATWSVQPHPGRPFCR; encoded by the coding sequence ATGAACAACGTGAGCAGCACGCCGCGCGGCAGTTCGATCGCGGCGGTCGCCACGGCGACCAGCCTCTCGCTCGTCTTGATCGTCGCGGGCGCCGGACGCAGCGACGCTCAGCTCGCCGACGCGTCGAGCGCGACCCCGCGCACGTCGAGCGCGTCGAGCGTCACGACCGCGCCGCGGCCGACCGATCCGCTCAGCGCGTCGCCGTCGCAGAGCACGTCGATCGGCGGCCCGTCGAGCGGCCGCGTCGAGGGCGCGATCGCGCTGCCGAGCACCGCGCCCGGCCTGCGCAGCAACCCGCTGCGCCCGAACCCCGACGCGATCTACGGCACCGTCGAGCTCGTGCGCGCGCTCGTCCGCGCCGCCGCCGTGGTGCACGCGGAGATCCCGGGCGCCGATCTCGTCATCAACGACATCGGTCTGCCGAACGGCGGTCCGATCCCGCACCACGGATCGCACCAGGCGGGCCGCGACGTCGACGTGCTCTTCTACTACCTCGACGCCGACGGCGCGCCGTTCGCCGCGAAGGGCATCCCCGTCGACCCGCGCGGTCGCGGGTGGGACTTCGCGGATCTCGCAGATCCTCGCGACGACGTGCGCGTGCGGCTCGACGTGCCGCGCACGTGGCGCTTCGTGCAGGCGCTCGTGCAGGACGACCTCGACGGGCAGGGCGCGCTGGTGCAGCGCGTGTTCGTCGCGGAGCACGTCCGCACGATGCTGCTCGAGCACGCAGAGCGCGCGCGTGCGCCGCGCGCGGTGCGCGATCGCTTCGCGGACCTCACGTGCCAGCCGAGCCATCCGCACGACGATCACCTCCACATCCGCTTCTTCTGCAGCACCGAGGATCTGCAGAACGGCTGCGAGGACGGAGGCCCGATGTACCCCTGGCGCCGCCAGCAGCTGCGCGAGGCGCAGGTCGATCCCGTGCGTGCTCGAGCGCGCGCGCGCACCCGTGAAGATCGCGGTCGCACCACCTCGCAGCGCGAGGCCGCGACGCGAGCCGGCGAGATGCACCGACGCGTCCGCGCGTTCCTCGACGAGCGCGCGACGTGGTCGGTGCAGCCCCATCCCGGTCGCCCCTTCTGTCGTTGA
- a CDS encoding ferredoxin--NADP reductase yields the protein MQHGKRPLRSVDGIDVAASVLARLAPRALRPAIDQLRLDARSIADGFRGVREPTFSSHARPGFVPTPLAEIDPVLELLPTRALKRSYSTLRRDVEMIGRDFRGDRVPPTITRPRRTMTATTTPSLAPRRVKVTKLIRETRDAITIRLEALDGAPLTFEAGQFLTLHVPIDGAVVRRAYSLSSAPADGFAAVTCKRIEGGRVSTHLHERLREGDVLEVLGPSGTFVPSARMRRLVLIAGGSGITPCWSIARAVLARDPDAHVTLIYGNRSEADVIFGREIDALASERFRVVHVLADPSDAHRGPRGMLDRATFERIASELDIDDAEHFVCGPAPMMDAVREVLLARGVPRTRIHEERFQSPAERRASPIASPQLVTVRRRGRDVAITVPPDRTVLEAATERGVALPFSCAIGGCAACKCKVVEGEIRMDEPHCLSDAERAEGWVLTCVGHPTRPTTIEVPT from the coding sequence ATGCAGCACGGCAAGCGGCCATTGCGCTCGGTCGACGGCATCGACGTCGCGGCGAGCGTCCTCGCGCGCCTCGCGCCGCGTGCGCTGCGGCCCGCGATTGATCAGCTGCGCCTCGACGCGCGATCGATCGCCGACGGGTTCCGCGGCGTGCGCGAGCCGACGTTCTCGAGCCATGCGCGCCCCGGCTTCGTGCCGACGCCGCTCGCCGAGATCGACCCGGTGCTCGAGCTGCTGCCGACGCGCGCGCTCAAGCGGAGCTACTCGACGCTGCGGCGCGACGTCGAGATGATTGGGCGCGACTTCCGCGGCGATCGTGTTCCGCCGACGATCACGCGTCCCCGCCGCACCATGACCGCGACGACCACGCCTTCGCTCGCGCCGCGACGCGTGAAGGTGACGAAGCTGATCCGCGAGACGCGCGACGCGATCACGATCCGCCTCGAGGCGCTCGATGGTGCGCCGCTCACGTTCGAGGCCGGGCAGTTCCTCACGCTGCACGTGCCGATCGACGGCGCGGTGGTGCGCCGCGCGTACTCGCTCTCGAGCGCGCCCGCCGATGGGTTCGCCGCGGTGACGTGCAAGCGCATCGAGGGCGGTCGCGTGTCGACGCACCTCCACGAGCGGCTGCGCGAGGGCGACGTGCTCGAGGTGCTCGGTCCCTCGGGCACGTTCGTGCCGAGCGCGCGGATGCGCCGTCTCGTGCTGATCGCGGGCGGGAGCGGGATCACGCCGTGCTGGTCGATCGCGCGCGCGGTGCTCGCGCGTGATCCCGACGCGCACGTCACGCTGATCTACGGCAACCGCAGCGAGGCCGACGTGATCTTCGGGCGCGAGATCGACGCGCTCGCGAGCGAGCGCTTCCGCGTGGTGCACGTGCTCGCCGACCCGAGCGACGCGCACCGCGGGCCGCGCGGCATGCTCGATCGCGCGACGTTCGAGCGCATCGCGAGCGAGCTCGACATCGACGACGCGGAGCACTTCGTGTGCGGGCCCGCGCCGATGATGGACGCGGTGCGCGAGGTGCTGCTCGCGCGCGGCGTGCCGCGCACGCGCATCCACGAGGAGCGCTTCCAGTCGCCCGCCGAGCGTCGTGCGTCGCCGATCGCGTCGCCGCAGCTCGTGACGGTGCGCCGTCGGGGTCGCGACGTCGCGATCACGGTGCCGCCCGATCGCACCGTGCTCGAGGCCGCGACGGAGCGCGGCGTCGCCCTTCCCTTCTCGTGCGCGATCGGCGGCTGCGCCGCGTGCAAGTGCAAGGTCGTCGAGGGCGAGATCCGGATGGACGAGCCCCACTGTCTCTCGGACGCCGAGCGCGCCGAGGGTTGGGTCCTCACGTGCGTCGGGCATCCTACGCGTCCCACGACGATCGAGGTGCCGACGTGA